In Amycolatopsis jiangsuensis, the following proteins share a genomic window:
- a CDS encoding 3-oxoacyl-ACP reductase yields the protein MADRYQQFTKTPVGKFVVPKLGLPNPATLRRYRPGQPALEGPALLGAAPGGRLEKTVKAQLAAAGIEVLAAPADRHAALVFDATGVKDPAQLREVYRFFHPVIRKIGSCGRVVVLGTPPELAEGRERIAQRALEGFVRSVGKELKRGATAQLVYVAEGAEEASESTLRFLLSAKSAFVDAQVIRVGTHLKTAPVPANWEKPLEGKVALVTGASRGIGAAIAETLARDGAHVVALDIPAQGGDLSTVANRVGGSALQLDITAADAPEKLAGYLTKRHGGVDVVVHNAGITRDKTLGNMTEAGWDAVLTVNLAAQLAVNDTLLGDKVLNENGRIVGVSSIAGIAGNVGQTNYGTSKAGVIGMVNVGAPQLAEYGGTINAVAPGFIETKMTAAVPLFIREAGRRLSSLGQGGLPVDVAETIAWYANPASAAVNGNVVRVCGQALLGA from the coding sequence ATGGCGGACAGGTATCAGCAGTTCACGAAAACCCCGGTCGGGAAGTTCGTGGTGCCCAAGCTCGGCCTGCCGAATCCCGCCACGTTGCGTCGGTACCGCCCTGGTCAGCCCGCACTCGAGGGTCCCGCACTTCTCGGCGCGGCGCCCGGCGGACGGCTGGAGAAGACCGTGAAGGCGCAGCTGGCCGCCGCCGGGATCGAGGTCCTCGCCGCGCCGGCCGACCGGCACGCGGCGCTCGTTTTCGACGCGACCGGAGTGAAGGACCCGGCGCAGCTGCGTGAGGTGTACCGGTTCTTCCACCCGGTGATCCGCAAGATCGGCTCGTGCGGCCGGGTGGTCGTGCTGGGCACCCCGCCGGAGCTGGCCGAAGGCCGGGAGCGGATCGCGCAGCGGGCGCTGGAAGGGTTCGTGCGCTCGGTCGGCAAGGAGTTGAAGCGCGGCGCGACGGCGCAGCTGGTGTACGTGGCCGAAGGCGCCGAGGAGGCGAGCGAATCGACGCTCCGGTTCCTGCTCTCGGCGAAGTCGGCGTTCGTGGACGCGCAGGTGATCCGCGTCGGCACGCACCTCAAGACCGCGCCGGTCCCGGCGAACTGGGAAAAGCCGCTCGAGGGCAAGGTCGCGCTGGTCACCGGCGCGTCCCGCGGGATCGGCGCGGCGATCGCCGAAACGCTGGCCCGCGACGGGGCGCACGTGGTCGCGCTCGACATCCCGGCGCAGGGCGGTGACCTGTCCACAGTGGCCAATCGCGTCGGCGGTTCCGCACTGCAGCTGGACATCACCGCCGCGGACGCGCCGGAGAAGCTGGCCGGCTACCTGACCAAGCGCCACGGCGGCGTTGACGTGGTCGTGCACAACGCCGGCATCACCCGCGACAAGACCCTCGGCAACATGACCGAGGCAGGCTGGGACGCGGTGCTCACCGTGAATCTGGCCGCGCAGCTGGCGGTGAACGACACGCTGCTCGGCGACAAGGTGCTCAACGAGAACGGCCGCATCGTCGGGGTCTCCTCGATCGCGGGCATCGCCGGCAACGTCGGCCAGACGAACTACGGCACGTCGAAGGCGGGCGTGATCGGCATGGTGAACGTCGGCGCGCCGCAGCTCGCCGAGTACGGCGGCACGATCAACGCGGTCGCCCCCGGTTTCATCGAGACCAAGATGACCGCCGCCGTCCCGCTGTTCATCCGTGAGGCCGGGCGGCGGCTGTCGAGCCTCGGCCAGGGCGGACTGCCGGTGGACGTCGCCGAAACCATTGCGTGGTATGCGAATCCGGCGTCGGCGGCGGTCAACGGCAACGTGGTCCGCGTGTGCGGCCAGGCCCTGCTGGGAGCGTGA
- a CDS encoding MaoC/PaaZ C-terminal domain-containing protein, with protein MAVRELSTAPNLASLYPKALLRRGGGSALPDTELVRPEVVVDPTHVAGYAEVCGFRFSDELPVTYPHMLVFGLQMALMTEPGFPFPLLGLVHVENRITQHRPLRLGETFSARVHAENLRPHEKGQQLDMVSELRVGEETVWTEVSTYLRRGSGSAPSGPRAQLTPPTPTALWHVPGDIGRRYAEVSGDRNPIHLHPLTARLFGFPKAIAHGMWTKARALASFEGRLPPAFTVEVRFKQPVLLPAKAAFTTWHTDDGWAFELWHARKPKPHLDGVISAL; from the coding sequence ATGGCCGTTCGTGAGCTGAGCACCGCGCCGAACCTGGCGTCGCTGTACCCGAAGGCACTGCTGCGCCGCGGCGGCGGTTCGGCGCTGCCGGACACCGAGCTGGTGCGGCCGGAGGTCGTGGTCGACCCCACGCACGTCGCCGGCTACGCCGAGGTCTGCGGATTCCGCTTCTCCGACGAGCTGCCCGTGACGTATCCGCACATGCTCGTCTTCGGCCTGCAGATGGCGTTGATGACCGAACCGGGCTTCCCGTTCCCGCTGCTCGGCTTGGTGCACGTGGAGAACCGGATCACCCAGCACCGCCCGCTGCGGCTGGGTGAGACGTTCAGCGCTCGCGTGCACGCGGAGAACCTGCGGCCGCACGAGAAGGGCCAGCAGCTCGACATGGTGAGCGAGCTGCGGGTGGGCGAGGAAACCGTCTGGACCGAGGTGTCGACTTATCTACGCCGCGGCTCGGGCTCTGCGCCTTCCGGGCCGCGTGCCCAGCTGACGCCTCCGACGCCGACTGCGCTGTGGCACGTGCCGGGGGACATCGGCCGCCGCTACGCCGAGGTGTCGGGCGACCGCAACCCGATCCATCTACACCCGCTGACCGCGCGCCTGTTCGGCTTCCCGAAGGCGATCGCGCACGGCATGTGGACGAAGGCGCGTGCTCTGGCGTCCTTCGAGGGGCGCCTGCCGCCCGCGTTCACCGTGGAGGTCCGGTTCAAGCAGCCCGTCCTGCTGCCGGCGAAGGCGGCGTTCACCACCTGGCACACCGACGACGGCTGGGCGTTCGAACTGTGGCACGCGCGCAAGCCGAAGCCGCATCTGGACGGGGTGATTTCAGCTCTCTGA
- a CDS encoding TetR/AcrR family transcriptional regulator: MPDEAQPPPERARRLPRAVRERQILDAAVQVFSRHGYHAASMDEISEVAGVSKPMIYTYLGSKEDLFGKCIQREATRLLEAIQSGVQPDLPPDMQLWHGLRSFYRFVAEYRESWTVLHRQALTVGGAFAAEISAMRTRAIELVAALVVSAGTRKGLGEQAEFSGAGLSAALVGAAESLADWALDRPEISDGVLASWLMNLIWLGFSDLVEGEVWKPSES; the protein is encoded by the coding sequence GTGCCCGACGAAGCCCAGCCCCCGCCCGAGCGAGCGCGCCGGCTGCCCCGAGCGGTCCGCGAACGGCAGATCCTGGACGCCGCCGTGCAGGTGTTCTCCCGGCACGGTTACCACGCGGCCTCGATGGACGAGATCTCCGAGGTCGCCGGGGTCTCCAAGCCGATGATCTACACCTACCTCGGCTCCAAGGAGGACCTGTTCGGCAAGTGCATCCAGCGCGAGGCCACCCGCCTGCTGGAGGCCATCCAGTCCGGAGTGCAGCCCGATCTGCCGCCGGACATGCAGCTGTGGCACGGCCTGCGCTCGTTCTACCGCTTCGTCGCCGAGTACCGCGAATCCTGGACGGTGCTGCACCGGCAGGCGCTGACCGTCGGCGGGGCGTTCGCCGCCGAGATCTCCGCGATGCGCACCCGCGCGATCGAACTGGTCGCCGCACTGGTGGTGTCCGCCGGCACCCGCAAGGGCCTCGGGGAACAGGCCGAGTTCTCCGGCGCCGGCCTCTCCGCGGCGCTGGTGGGCGCGGCCGAATCCCTCGCCGACTGGGCACTCGACCGGCCGGAGATTTCCGACGGCGTACTCGCGTCGTGGCTGATGAACCTGATCTGGCTCGGCTTCAGCGACCTCGTCGAAGGCGAGGTCTGGAAACCGTCAGAGAGCTGA
- a CDS encoding SCP2 sterol-binding domain-containing protein, giving the protein MADNSQSTSIGLRGAALLDALDRAEVVDAGVPDVNAVADAVDPRELGREDVRRLFAALLRRSADEPAFALEKVDPARLATLVARASRAQLEAVVAERELREQVLDEIFTRMGAHIRVDRARSLHAVVHWRLSGGVGEGGYDRYETTISQGACTVSHEMREKPRVTITVAPVDFFRIITHQATPAVLYVTGKIKVKGDLAFAAGLIGYFDLPLPA; this is encoded by the coding sequence ATGGCCGACAACTCGCAGTCGACCAGCATCGGCCTGCGCGGGGCCGCGCTCCTGGACGCACTGGACCGGGCCGAGGTCGTCGACGCGGGCGTACCCGACGTGAACGCGGTGGCCGACGCGGTCGACCCCCGTGAGCTGGGCCGGGAGGACGTCCGCCGGCTGTTCGCCGCGCTGCTGCGGCGGTCCGCGGACGAGCCCGCGTTCGCCCTCGAAAAGGTGGATCCCGCACGGCTGGCCACGCTCGTCGCGCGCGCGTCGCGGGCGCAGCTGGAGGCCGTGGTCGCCGAACGCGAACTGCGCGAGCAGGTGCTGGACGAGATCTTCACCCGCATGGGCGCGCACATCCGAGTCGATCGGGCAAGATCTCTGCACGCAGTGGTGCACTGGCGCCTCTCCGGCGGCGTGGGCGAAGGTGGCTACGACCGTTACGAGACCACGATCTCGCAAGGCGCGTGCACGGTTTCGCACGAGATGCGCGAGAAGCCGCGAGTGACGATCACCGTGGCCCCGGTGGATTTCTTCCGGATCATCACGCATCAGGCGACGCCGGCGGTGTTGTACGTGACCGGAAAGATCAAGGTGAAGGGCGATCTGGCCTTCGCCGCCGGGCTGATCGGCTATTTCGACCTGCCCCTTCCGGCGTAG
- a CDS encoding SCP2 sterol-binding domain-containing protein: MNGFARALAVEKLTPEQFVQVLATLHMLGAAGAGIELSALTTQSLVDVVARSSREQVKALAEHPVLRPVFLDEIFRRMSEHLHPDRARHVDVVVSWRFPSPTSEDGYDRYQTVIEDGLCVSSTDLTRTPDTTITLSVDDFIRMATGNAAVATMFVTGKVKVKGEYAPAVRLSSYFNVPKPTGTDSTH, translated from the coding sequence GTGAACGGTTTCGCGCGCGCGTTGGCCGTCGAGAAGCTGACGCCGGAGCAGTTCGTGCAGGTCCTGGCGACCCTGCACATGCTCGGCGCGGCCGGCGCCGGCATCGAACTGAGCGCACTGACCACGCAATCCCTGGTCGACGTGGTCGCCCGCTCGTCAAGGGAACAGGTGAAGGCACTGGCTGAGCACCCGGTACTGCGCCCGGTGTTCCTGGACGAGATCTTCCGCCGGATGTCGGAGCACCTCCACCCGGACCGCGCCCGCCACGTCGACGTCGTGGTGTCCTGGCGCTTCCCCAGCCCCACCAGCGAAGACGGCTACGACCGCTACCAAACCGTGATCGAGGACGGCCTGTGCGTCTCGAGCACCGACCTGACCCGCACCCCGGACACCACGATCACGCTGTCGGTGGACGACTTCATCCGCATGGCCACCGGCAACGCCGCCGTGGCAACGATGTTCGTAACCGGCAAGGTAAAGGTGAAGGGCGAGTACGCCCCGGCGGTCCGGCTGTCCAGCTACTTCAACGTCCCCAAGCCGACGGGGACTGACTCAACACACTAG
- a CDS encoding IS982 family transposase, which yields MTNELDTLLTALYVLVDDHVVPPRVGRGRRPELTDSELITMAVAQVLQRYDSERRWIRHIHADSGWRAMFPAMLGQSGYHKRLKTAQPLLCKAILALAACCPSWFDDMWITNATPVPWGMSRETVKRSDLAGHASYGYCASHSRWYWGLKLYLVCSGDGMPVMWCLANPKLGEREVLAALLADNRHFIRNGQVLLADKGFAGKEFKKLTAAMGLELLRPDRKDETYRNGNLGGVRQRIESVNQTLKGQLDLEAHGGRTPAGVFTRVTQRLLAMATAIWHNWTTDLTSKRSLIAFDH from the coding sequence GTGACGAATGAGTTAGACACCCTCCTGACCGCACTGTACGTGCTGGTTGACGACCATGTTGTGCCGCCCCGCGTCGGCCGTGGTCGACGACCGGAGCTGACAGACAGTGAGCTGATCACGATGGCCGTGGCGCAGGTGCTGCAGCGATACGACAGTGAGCGACGCTGGATCCGGCACATCCATGCCGATTCCGGGTGGCGTGCGATGTTTCCCGCGATGCTGGGTCAGTCCGGCTACCACAAGCGGCTGAAAACCGCACAACCGTTGCTATGCAAGGCGATTCTTGCACTGGCCGCGTGTTGCCCATCGTGGTTCGACGATATGTGGATCACCAACGCCACCCCGGTACCGTGGGGAATGTCGCGGGAAACCGTGAAGCGCTCAGACCTGGCCGGGCACGCCAGCTACGGCTACTGTGCGTCACACTCTCGCTGGTACTGGGGCCTGAAGCTGTACCTCGTCTGCTCCGGCGACGGGATGCCGGTCATGTGGTGCCTGGCCAACCCGAAACTCGGCGAGCGCGAGGTGCTGGCCGCTCTGCTCGCAGACAACCGTCACTTCATCCGAAACGGCCAGGTCTTGTTGGCGGACAAGGGTTTCGCCGGCAAAGAATTCAAGAAGCTGACCGCGGCGATGGGGCTGGAGTTGCTGCGCCCCGACCGCAAGGACGAGACCTACCGCAACGGCAACCTCGGCGGCGTCCGCCAGCGCATCGAATCGGTCAACCAGACCCTCAAAGGCCAACTCGATCTCGAAGCGCACGGCGGACGCACCCCGGCCGGCGTGTTCACCCGGGTCACCCAGCGGCTGCTAGCCATGGCCACCGCCATCTGGCACAACTGGACCACCGACCTGACCAGCAAACGATCACTGATCGCATTCGACCACTAA
- a CDS encoding Z1 domain-containing protein produces MAVEVSEAQIEKAYKLFLKYADVSSPKEAADDLEAAGMDPAVIGRVREKHEAETVRIRNLDEPPSVWRNGRITWYTGPKDTDRNWPAIVRSMQKKNFGEENIKSVDEASTKILSLLDHPKQNAFQTRGLVVGFVQSGKTTNFTAVMAKAADRGYKLFIVLSGIHNTLRRQTQLRLGGDLIRPNPAQWYEVTTPEKDFSPPGGNAKAYFASKGQTMLLVVKKNVAPLRKLRDWLDEAGEYLTNIPTLMIDDEADQSTVATAKINPLLFEVMSKFPKVGYIGYTATPFANLLINPGDERDFYPRDFIVNLPQPTGYHGTEVLFGRELLPGEDPSELEGGFNMIRTVPDDEVDELKPRKKREAADFYPSMPHSLRCAVEWFWLATAARKVRGGGNPHSTMLVHTTTDTTVQLRFKDPLLELRERILRGLDTNSDELHDRLRSMWARETALVPAEDLGEAPVAFESLLEHLPKVVHDTKVVIDNYRSTDRLDYESGPVTAIAVGGNTLSRGLTLEGLISSLFVRAVSAYDTLLQMGRWFGYRNHYADLPRIWMTDELKDWFSHLATVEAEMRQDINRYMNPGVNPLNFAVRLRTHPKMSITAKAKMTSAVRATAAYGGLLVESRFFDVTPNGTPWLEQNAAAARELVGRAAKDGIRTQSREETALFTGVPHEGVLEFLRSYSFHKRSSDADIARVSEYIRRRVQAGALGRWSVGVIGNSQVNPDIKSCDLGNGVDVRMVRRSRMRHEGDGEFDGVADIKTLTSRRDEALDLDAPGTSGMSRKNLVELRQRQRPTEGLILLYPIEPRSEPTAKGRVVLEAPTDDVVIGVALVFPEPRDQDSDVEYMSADLSQAEVEEEDTSILDQDDV; encoded by the coding sequence GTGGCCGTTGAGGTATCGGAGGCTCAGATCGAGAAGGCGTACAAGCTCTTCTTGAAATACGCCGACGTCAGTTCGCCCAAGGAGGCAGCCGACGACCTCGAGGCCGCAGGCATGGACCCTGCGGTGATCGGGAGGGTCCGAGAGAAGCACGAGGCCGAGACGGTCCGGATCCGAAATCTCGACGAGCCGCCCTCGGTATGGCGGAACGGCCGGATCACCTGGTACACGGGACCGAAGGACACTGACCGCAATTGGCCAGCCATCGTGAGGTCGATGCAGAAGAAGAACTTCGGCGAGGAAAACATCAAGTCCGTCGACGAGGCTTCGACGAAGATCCTCTCGCTCCTCGACCACCCGAAGCAGAACGCCTTCCAGACCCGTGGCCTCGTCGTCGGTTTTGTTCAGTCAGGCAAAACCACGAACTTCACCGCCGTGATGGCCAAGGCCGCCGACCGAGGCTACAAGCTCTTCATCGTCCTGTCAGGCATCCACAACACCCTGCGCCGGCAGACTCAGCTTCGCCTCGGCGGCGACCTGATCCGCCCCAACCCTGCGCAGTGGTACGAGGTCACCACGCCCGAAAAAGACTTTTCCCCACCCGGCGGCAACGCGAAGGCATACTTCGCATCCAAGGGCCAGACGATGCTCCTGGTGGTCAAAAAGAACGTCGCGCCGCTCCGTAAACTGCGGGACTGGCTCGACGAGGCCGGCGAGTACTTGACCAACATTCCGACGCTGATGATCGACGACGAAGCCGATCAGTCAACAGTCGCCACAGCGAAGATCAATCCACTGCTCTTCGAGGTCATGAGCAAGTTCCCGAAAGTCGGGTACATCGGCTATACAGCGACGCCGTTCGCGAATTTGCTGATCAACCCGGGCGACGAGCGAGACTTCTACCCTCGCGACTTCATCGTCAACCTGCCCCAGCCCACGGGCTACCACGGCACCGAGGTCCTGTTCGGCCGCGAGCTCCTGCCCGGTGAGGACCCATCAGAGCTTGAGGGCGGTTTCAACATGATCCGCACCGTGCCCGACGACGAAGTCGACGAACTCAAGCCCAGGAAAAAGAGGGAAGCGGCGGACTTCTACCCGAGCATGCCCCATTCCCTGCGCTGTGCCGTCGAGTGGTTCTGGCTGGCTACAGCCGCGCGCAAGGTCCGGGGCGGCGGAAACCCACACTCGACGATGCTTGTCCACACGACGACCGACACGACGGTTCAACTTCGCTTCAAAGATCCACTGCTCGAGCTGCGTGAGCGGATTTTGCGTGGCCTTGACACCAACAGCGACGAACTACACGACCGATTGCGGAGCATGTGGGCCCGTGAGACGGCGCTTGTACCGGCTGAGGACCTCGGCGAGGCACCGGTCGCCTTCGAGTCGCTACTTGAGCACCTCCCCAAGGTCGTGCACGATACGAAGGTCGTGATCGACAACTACAGGAGCACCGATCGGCTCGACTACGAGTCGGGACCGGTCACGGCCATCGCGGTCGGCGGCAACACGCTGTCGCGCGGCCTGACCTTGGAGGGCCTGATCTCCAGCCTGTTCGTCCGCGCCGTATCGGCCTACGACACGTTGCTACAGATGGGCCGCTGGTTCGGTTACCGCAACCACTACGCGGACTTGCCCCGTATCTGGATGACGGACGAGCTCAAGGACTGGTTCAGTCACCTGGCCACCGTCGAGGCCGAGATGCGCCAGGACATCAATCGCTATATGAACCCGGGCGTCAACCCGCTCAACTTCGCCGTGCGCCTGCGCACTCACCCGAAAATGAGCATCACAGCCAAAGCGAAGATGACCAGCGCTGTTCGGGCCACGGCGGCCTATGGCGGTCTCCTCGTCGAGTCCCGCTTCTTCGACGTCACACCCAACGGCACGCCCTGGCTGGAGCAAAACGCGGCGGCGGCACGCGAACTCGTCGGCCGGGCGGCCAAAGACGGGATTCGCACGCAGTCCAGGGAGGAGACCGCGCTGTTCACGGGCGTCCCGCACGAAGGCGTCTTGGAATTCCTGCGCTCTTACTCCTTCCACAAGCGCTCGTCCGACGCCGATATCGCCAGGGTTTCCGAGTACATCCGGCGGCGGGTCCAGGCCGGGGCGTTGGGGCGTTGGAGCGTCGGTGTGATCGGCAACTCCCAGGTCAATCCCGACATCAAGAGCTGCGACCTAGGCAACGGAGTGGATGTGCGGATGGTCCGACGCTCGCGGATGCGGCACGAGGGCGACGGCGAATTCGACGGTGTGGCGGATATCAAGACCTTGACCAGCCGGCGAGACGAGGCACTCGACCTCGATGCACCCGGCACCTCTGGCATGAGCCGCAAGAACCTCGTCGAGCTCCGCCAGCGCCAGCGGCCGACCGAGGGGCTCATCCTGCTGTATCCGATCGAGCCGCGGTCGGAGCCGACAGCTAAAGGACGGGTGGTACTCGAAGCCCCGACCGACGATGTCGTCATTGGAGTCGCGCTGGTCTTCCCGGAACCTCGGGACCAGGACTCCGACGTCGAGTACATGAGCGCCGACCTGTCCCAGGCCGAGGTCGAGGAAGAAGACACCTCGATCCTGGACCAGGACGACGTATGA
- a CDS encoding PD-(D/E)XK motif protein: protein MTADGTRLEELWSAAAAKQPVSLFRTADCDLMTPHGQVFAAVHDTGARYLLVPIDAKHTLKEDVDGRAVTLRRQVLEDDTSYNVYAALALADDRLRDLFTALCAEVVERIAAKPNQAVAALRQTLADWRSLLSGSRQPLSPSELAGLFGELTVLRAMLEHDPGAVAFWTGPTKSEQDFHRAGMALEVKSTASLESHTIRIHGVGQLEGGPGRLLLTWVRLRPGRGRSVPDLVDEILAMTDDQAAFHAALVLAGYLETEREIYSRRAFEVTEIRTFEVGPGFPRIIVAGLTEDATLAGLDNIDYDVDLESAPAAAARVDVDPVKAFLELA from the coding sequence ATGACGGCGGACGGCACGCGCCTCGAGGAGCTCTGGTCTGCGGCTGCAGCGAAGCAACCGGTCAGTCTGTTCCGAACGGCCGACTGCGACCTCATGACGCCGCATGGACAGGTCTTTGCGGCAGTCCACGACACCGGCGCGCGGTACCTGCTCGTCCCGATCGACGCGAAGCACACCCTCAAGGAGGACGTCGACGGTCGCGCCGTGACACTGCGGCGCCAGGTCCTCGAGGACGACACGAGCTACAACGTGTACGCCGCGCTCGCCCTGGCCGATGACCGGCTGCGTGACCTATTCACGGCGCTCTGCGCCGAAGTCGTCGAGAGGATCGCCGCCAAGCCGAACCAGGCGGTCGCGGCTCTCCGGCAAACTCTTGCCGACTGGCGCTCTCTGCTGTCGGGGTCCCGACAGCCCCTGAGCCCCTCCGAGCTGGCGGGGCTGTTCGGCGAACTGACGGTCCTGCGGGCGATGCTCGAGCACGATCCCGGTGCCGTCGCGTTCTGGACGGGCCCAACAAAAAGCGAGCAAGACTTTCACCGCGCAGGCATGGCGCTTGAAGTCAAGTCGACTGCCTCGCTCGAGTCCCACACAATCCGCATCCATGGTGTCGGGCAGCTCGAAGGTGGCCCCGGTCGGCTCCTGCTGACCTGGGTGAGGCTCCGCCCCGGCCGAGGCCGATCGGTGCCCGATCTGGTCGACGAGATCCTCGCGATGACGGACGACCAGGCTGCATTCCACGCTGCCCTCGTTCTGGCTGGCTATCTCGAGACCGAGCGGGAGATCTACTCTCGACGAGCGTTCGAGGTGACCGAGATACGTACCTTCGAGGTGGGCCCAGGCTTCCCTCGCATCATCGTCGCCGGGCTCACGGAAGATGCGACTCTCGCCGGCCTCGACAACATCGACTACGACGTCGATCTGGAAAGCGCGCCAGCCGCCGCGGCACGTGTTGACGTCGATCCGGTCAAGGCGTTTCTGGAGCTTGCATGA
- a CDS encoding DUF6339 family protein: MSSSILYPRLLDAAAMDMHRTYTHLTIEELKDRHAYQHPSAVFAATGGDRVARQSLENLRERVLKVAEEAGFPSDGRRRDHTEFDLDIARLLHERMGLVAAEAAVRPIWAFLALVVLPDVSYWRYRDPPIDRILGTDITRHVWGRLWWRAHLLTIPNETDQYRLLRTFNESDFDQIYARRSLLGGSRSVVRALADVWPSVNTGGFPPRRVLRDVLKRILRAAAIIEFDSLDYADLCGEIRREAATSVAAMRDENRRVP, from the coding sequence ATGAGCAGCAGCATTCTCTACCCTCGCCTGCTCGACGCCGCCGCGATGGACATGCACCGGACCTACACCCACTTGACCATCGAGGAGCTCAAAGACCGCCACGCATACCAGCACCCGTCCGCCGTTTTTGCGGCCACTGGCGGTGACCGCGTGGCCCGCCAGAGCCTCGAAAACCTCCGCGAGCGTGTCCTGAAGGTCGCCGAGGAAGCGGGCTTTCCCAGCGACGGACGCCGCCGCGACCACACTGAGTTCGACCTCGATATCGCCCGCTTGCTCCACGAGCGCATGGGTCTCGTGGCCGCCGAAGCCGCGGTCCGGCCCATTTGGGCATTCCTCGCCCTCGTCGTGCTGCCCGACGTCTCCTACTGGCGCTACCGCGACCCACCCATCGACCGGATCCTCGGCACCGACATCACACGCCACGTGTGGGGTCGGCTTTGGTGGCGGGCGCACCTGCTCACCATCCCGAACGAAACGGATCAGTATCGGCTGCTGAGGACCTTCAATGAGTCGGACTTCGACCAGATCTATGCACGTCGATCGCTTCTGGGCGGGAGCCGTTCGGTGGTGCGTGCGTTGGCCGACGTGTGGCCCAGCGTCAACACTGGAGGCTTCCCACCTCGCCGAGTGCTACGCGACGTCCTCAAGCGGATCCTGCGTGCCGCGGCCATCATCGAGTTCGACTCCCTGGACTACGCCGACCTCTGCGGCGAGATTCGCCGCGAGGCCGCCACTTCCGTGGCCGCGATGCGCGACGAGAACCGCCGGGTGCCGTGA
- a CDS encoding DNA cytosine methyltransferase, whose product MAIRLVDLFAGCGGLTRGFLDAGGDPETNAIFEVVAAVEMDRAAAATYQANYGKAHRLFHGMIEDWPTEDIPDADVVVGGPPCQGFSNLGKRDPSDQRNRLWREYARTVEKIQPDYFVIENVAAFYKSPEWQLLRLATDDDGPLRNYKLRSYILNAAEFGVPQIRKRALVIGHHRSRPPLSDPTGEFAGKPESYKTVKDALRGLSEFVDPDLIELPEGTYDFDGGLPGAFETSKLHLTRFLTPLSRRRFAAIPEGGNRTNLPRNLQTPGWRKHTTGSMDVMGRLCWDKPSVTIRTEFVKPEKGRYLHPTEDRPLTLAEGALLQTFPRDYKWCGAKVSIARQIGNAVPVLLARRLAELVAGGYV is encoded by the coding sequence GTGGCTATCCGTCTAGTCGACCTCTTCGCCGGTTGTGGCGGGCTGACCAGGGGATTTCTTGACGCCGGTGGTGATCCCGAGACCAATGCGATCTTCGAGGTCGTCGCCGCTGTCGAGATGGACCGGGCGGCCGCTGCGACGTATCAGGCCAACTACGGGAAAGCTCATCGCCTGTTCCACGGCATGATTGAGGACTGGCCCACCGAGGACATTCCGGATGCCGACGTCGTAGTAGGTGGGCCGCCCTGTCAAGGCTTCTCCAACCTTGGGAAGCGGGATCCTTCCGACCAGCGCAACCGTCTCTGGCGTGAGTACGCGCGGACGGTCGAGAAGATCCAACCCGACTACTTCGTCATCGAGAACGTCGCAGCGTTCTACAAGTCACCGGAATGGCAGCTACTGCGTCTCGCAACGGACGATGACGGGCCACTCAGGAACTACAAGCTCCGGTCCTACATACTGAACGCCGCCGAGTTCGGTGTCCCCCAGATCCGCAAGCGTGCCCTTGTGATCGGACACCACCGAAGTCGACCTCCGCTCTCCGACCCAACCGGCGAGTTTGCTGGGAAGCCGGAGAGCTACAAAACCGTCAAAGACGCGCTGCGCGGCCTGTCTGAATTCGTCGATCCAGACCTCATCGAGCTGCCCGAGGGCACGTACGACTTCGACGGAGGCTTACCCGGAGCGTTCGAGACCAGCAAACTCCACCTGACCCGCTTCCTGACGCCACTCTCACGTCGTCGGTTCGCGGCCATTCCCGAGGGGGGCAACCGGACGAATCTCCCCCGTAACCTCCAAACGCCAGGCTGGCGGAAGCACACAACCGGCTCCATGGACGTCATGGGACGACTCTGCTGGGACAAGCCCTCCGTCACGATTCGGACCGAATTCGTCAAGCCCGAGAAAGGCCGCTACCTTCACCCGACCGAGGACCGGCCACTCACCCTTGCCGAGGGCGCACTCCTGCAGACCTTCCCCCGCGACTACAAGTGGTGCGGTGCAAAGGTCTCCATCGCGCGACAGATCGGGAACGCAGTGCCGGTCTTACTGGCTCGCAGACTCGCTGAGTTGGTGGCAGGTGGATACGTGTAA